The proteins below come from a single Piscinibacter gummiphilus genomic window:
- a CDS encoding TerC family protein: MEFLLDPNLWIAFAMLTALEIVLGVDNIIFISILVGRLPAQQRDMARRLGLGFAMLSRLALLFSLSWVMSLTADLFTVAGQGISGRDIVLLLGGLFLLYKATHEIFIEVEAREQDGPPKTDDAVIKSVGGKLFWAIIGQIAIIDIVFSLDSVITAVGMVDEIGVMVAAVIAAVAVMLFAAKPIGEFVDRHPSVKVLALAFLVMVGMALTAEAFDVHVPKGYIYAAMAFSLAVEALNIRARNKRRALAA, translated from the coding sequence ATGGAATTCCTTCTCGACCCCAACCTCTGGATCGCGTTCGCGATGCTCACCGCCCTCGAGATCGTGCTCGGGGTCGACAACATCATCTTCATCTCGATCCTGGTGGGCCGCCTGCCGGCGCAACAGCGCGACATGGCGCGCCGGCTCGGCCTCGGCTTCGCGATGCTGAGCCGCCTGGCGCTGCTCTTCTCGCTGAGCTGGGTGATGAGCCTCACCGCCGACCTCTTCACCGTGGCCGGCCAAGGCATCAGCGGGCGCGACATCGTGCTGCTGCTGGGTGGCCTCTTCCTGCTCTACAAGGCCACGCACGAGATCTTCATCGAGGTCGAGGCGCGCGAGCAGGATGGCCCGCCCAAGACCGACGACGCTGTCATCAAGTCGGTGGGCGGCAAGCTGTTCTGGGCCATCATCGGCCAGATCGCCATCATCGACATCGTGTTCTCCCTCGACTCGGTGATCACGGCGGTGGGCATGGTCGACGAGATCGGCGTGATGGTGGCGGCCGTGATCGCCGCCGTGGCCGTGATGCTCTTCGCGGCCAAGCCGATCGGCGAATTCGTCGACCGCCATCCGTCGGTCAAGGTGCTGGCGCTGGCCTTCCTGGTGATGGTGGGCATGGCGCTCACCGCCGAGGCCTTCGACGTGCACGTGCCCAAGGGTTACATCTACGCCGCGATGGCCTTCTCGCTGGCTGTCGAAGCTTTGAACATCCGCGCCCGGAACAAGCGGCGGGCGCTGGCTGCGTGA
- the nhaR gene encoding transcriptional activator NhaR yields the protein MNFKHLYYFWATAKAGGVMRAGEQLHTTPQTLSTQIKLLEERLGCALFRKKGRHLELTEEGRTALGYADQIFALSTELEAAIGRAGTAGAVLPFRVGIADQVPKAIAYRLIEPALRVPNTRLIGHEGKLQDLLGQLSVHRLDLVLADEPMGKSVSVKAYNHPLGTTAMSFFAAPALKRSLKGAFPKCLDGAPFLSQGSSSAMRQRLDLWLAEQGLHPRVVGEFDDAALMKAFGREGQGVFMSPTVLDDETCEQYGVKVLGRTEALVEEFYAISVERRITHPCVVAITEAARGRFLA from the coding sequence ATGAACTTCAAACACCTCTATTACTTCTGGGCCACCGCCAAGGCGGGCGGGGTGATGCGCGCCGGCGAGCAGCTGCACACCACCCCGCAGACGCTCTCGACCCAGATCAAGCTGCTCGAAGAACGGCTCGGTTGCGCGCTCTTCCGCAAGAAGGGCCGCCACCTGGAGCTGACCGAAGAGGGCCGCACCGCGCTCGGCTATGCCGACCAGATCTTCGCGCTGAGCACCGAGCTCGAAGCCGCCATCGGCCGCGCCGGCACGGCGGGCGCGGTGCTGCCCTTCCGCGTGGGCATCGCCGATCAGGTGCCCAAAGCCATTGCCTACCGGCTGATCGAGCCGGCGCTGCGCGTGCCCAACACCCGCCTCATCGGCCACGAGGGCAAGCTGCAAGACCTTTTGGGCCAGCTCTCGGTGCACCGGCTCGACCTCGTGCTCGCCGACGAGCCGATGGGCAAGTCGGTGAGCGTGAAAGCCTACAACCATCCGCTCGGCACGACCGCCATGAGCTTCTTCGCGGCGCCTGCCCTCAAGCGCTCGCTGAAAGGCGCGTTTCCCAAATGCCTCGACGGCGCGCCCTTTCTCTCGCAAGGCTCTTCGTCGGCGATGCGACAGCGGCTCGATCTGTGGCTGGCCGAGCAGGGACTGCACCCGCGCGTGGTCGGTGAGTTCGACGACGCCGCCCTGATGAAGGCCTTCGGGCGCGAAGGCCAGGGTGTCTTCATGTCGCCCACGGTGCTCGACGACGAGACCTGCGAGCAATACGGCGTGAAAGTGCTGGGCCGCACCGAGGCGCTGGTGGAAGAGTTCTACGCGATCTCGGTGGAGCGGCGCATCACGCACCCCTGCGTGGTGGCAATCACCGAAGCAGCGCGCGGGCGCTTCCTCGCGTAG